Proteins co-encoded in one Acidobacteriota bacterium genomic window:
- a CDS encoding tetratricopeptide repeat protein — MILQFSDGSYRDRVAEYLQEQLCGGSIVDAESAEGDFSRLEDLLAAAAAKGPVQVVGLEDWPGGAASLWQAFNYHREQLADRCPVPLLLWVLRSRVRDLALEAPDFWAWRSGVFDLALASFPVETDLYERRVDRGRAPAGDRRLRIEEIDSYLEGLDRRDRPSDLELLVERGELLRDLGDFTAARESFETAVKGFREGEDRRGEALAYRQLAEVLAVQGDPDEALRLLREESLPVYERLGDVRSRAITMGQIADILFRRGDLEEALRIRREEELPVYERLGDVRSRAITMGKIADILGARGDLEEALRIRREEELPVYERLGDVRSRAITMGKIADILG, encoded by the coding sequence GTGATCCTTCAATTCAGCGACGGCAGCTACCGCGACCGCGTGGCCGAGTATCTGCAAGAGCAGCTCTGCGGCGGCAGCATCGTCGATGCAGAGTCCGCAGAGGGCGACTTCAGCCGGCTGGAGGACCTCCTGGCCGCCGCCGCTGCAAAGGGACCGGTGCAGGTGGTGGGTTTGGAGGATTGGCCCGGTGGCGCAGCCAGCTTGTGGCAAGCCTTCAACTACCATCGAGAACAGCTGGCAGATCGCTGCCCGGTCCCGCTGCTTCTGTGGGTGCTCCGGAGCCGCGTTCGGGATCTGGCTCTGGAGGCACCGGATTTTTGGGCTTGGCGGAGCGGTGTCTTCGATCTTGCGCTCGCGAGCTTCCCCGTCGAGACTGATCTCTATGAGCGGCGAGTGGATCGCGGGAGAGCCCCCGCGGGGGACCGACGGCTGCGCATCGAGGAGATCGACTCTTATCTAGAGGGGCTCGACCGCCGCGACCGCCCATCCGATCTGGAGCTCCTGGTGGAGCGCGGCGAACTACTCCGGGACTTGGGGGATTTCACTGCGGCCCGGGAGAGCTTTGAAACTGCGGTGAAGGGTTTCCGAGAAGGAGAAGATCGCCGAGGAGAAGCCCTTGCCTACCGGCAGCTTGCAGAAGTTCTTGCCGTTCAGGGAGACCCAGACGAAGCTCTACGGTTGCTCCGAGAGGAATCGCTTCCGGTGTACGAGCGTTTGGGGGACGTGCGGTCCCGGGCGATCACGATGGGCCAGATCGCGGACATCCTGTTTCGTCGCGGGGATCTGGAGGAGGCGTTGCGGATCCGTCGGGAGGAAGAGCTTCCGGTGTACGAGCGTTTGGGGGACGTGCGGTCCCGGGCGATCACGATGGGCAAGATCGCGGACATCCTGGGGGCTCGCGGGGATCTGGAGGAGGCGTTGCGGATCCGTCGGGAGGAAGAGCTTCCGGTGTACGAGCGTTTGGGGGACGTGCGGTCCCGGGCGATCACGATGGGCAAGATCGCGGACATCCTGGGG